One Gardnerella vaginalis genomic window, GTTGCTCCGAAGAAATTCACCATACCAGAAGTGGAAATAGGACGACCATCTGAAACGACCAGCGTAAGTCCACGAGCCACAGACATCATTGCTAATGTGGCAATAAATGACGGCAGCTTAAGAAAAGCATTAGCAACGCCAGAAATTAAGCCAAAAACTGCACCTGTAGCAATGCCAATAATAATAGTCAATATTGGAGGCAAGCCCATAGAAGCGCCGGTGTAAGCAACAAGCATGCTAGAAATTGCAGCAACTGCACCAACCGACAAATCAATTCCAGCTGAAACGATTACGAAAGTTTGGCCAAATGCCAAAATTGCTACCGTAGCCGCTTGAATTCCAACGTTGAGAATATTTACACTTGTTAAAAATGCAGGCGTAGCGCAAGAAAGCGCTGCACACAAAATAATCAAACCAATAAGTGCACCATTACGAGATGCAAACTTTTTTAACGTTGGCAAAAAGCCTTTGTCGTCTGCACCATACCCTAAACGGTGAGATTTTTCGCTCTTTGTAGCACCCATAACAAATACTCCTTTAACGAGTTTCCAACAGTTCACAGCACCTATTTGCGCTTTTCAAACTGCAGAACGCAAGTTTTACGTTTTACAAGTAATCTTTCAATTTTTAATTTTTCAATATGACTTCACGCCATGTTGTTTATTGTTATTTATTGCTATTTATCTGATTCACTAAGATGCGTTACAGCAAGTTCCATAACCTTTTCCTGCGTAGCCTCGCTTGCAGCAAGCTCTCCACTGATCTTGCCGTTTGACATTACAAGAATACGATCAGACATTCCTAGAACTTCAGGTAAATCTGACGAAGCCATAAGTACTGCTCCACCGTTTTCAACGATATTGTTAATAAGCTCATAGATTTCAACGCGAGCGCCAACATCAACGCCACGAGTAGGCTCATCCAAAAGCAGCACTTTTACGTTTGCCATAGACCACTTGCCAAATACGATTTTTTGCTGATTTCCACCAGAAAGTGAACCAGCAAGCTGATCAATATTTGCCATGCGAATACGCAATTTCTCTGCAGTCTCTTCTTCATGCGCACGCTGACCTTTCAAATCTGCAAAACCAGCATGAGATGTAGGAATTAACGTAGAGATTCCAAGATTATCTGCAACAGAGGCTTCCAAAATAAGGCCTTGCACGCGACGATCTTCTGGCACTAATCCAAGACCTGCAGCAATGCTGCCAGCAATATTTGCTTTAGGAATCACTTTTCCGTCTACAGTAACAGATCCCGAATCGTAAGTATCCGCTCCAAATATTGCACGAAGAACCTCAGTCCTACCAGCACCAACCAAGCCCGCAAGCCCAACGACTTCTCCAGCATGAACGCTAAAAGACACATCCTCAATAGCACCTTTTCGCGTTAATCCTTCTACTTTTAGCAATTCCTTGCCTTGATGCCTATTTCCATGTGGGAACTGATTAGTTATATCGCGTCCAACCATTAACCTTACAAGTTCTTTTTCTGGAACATCTGCACTAACAGTGTCAACGTATTTTCCATCTCGAAGTACGGTTACTACATCTCCAACTCGTGCAATCTCGTCCAAATGGTGAGAAATAAATACCATTCCAACATTTTTAGATTTCAGATCTGCAATAATGCTGAATAATTGTTCACACTCACGCTTTGTAAGTGCTGCTGTTGGTTCGTCAAGAATAAGAATAGATGCATGTTGCATAAGCGCTTTAGCAATTTCTACCATTTGTTGACGAGCCACTCCAAGCTCTCCCATTGGCTTATCTACATCTTCTTCTAAGCCAATAACTTGCAATGCCTCTTTTGCTTTAGATCGCATAGTTGCGCGATCAACAAAACCAGCTTTGGTCGGTAGCATGCCAAGAAACAGATTTTCCATAATGGAAAGTTCAGGCACTAAATTTAACTCTTGGTGTATTACAGCAATACCTAATTTGCGCGCAGAATCTACATTAGGAATACGCACCGTTTTGCCGTTAATCTCAATATGACCTTTATCTGGCTGATAAATGCCACTCATCATTTTAATAACAGTTGACTTGCCAGCACCATTTTCACCAAGTAGAACATGAACTTCACCTGGCTTTACTTTTACTGACACATTGTCAACTACAGTAGAATTACCGAATATTTTCGATACTCCTACTAATGACAGCTCCGTCATGTTTAGCCTCTTCCTTCGCTATAGCAACAATGCAATCGCGAAATTACCATTGATTACGTCAAGTTATTGTTTGTTTAATTACGTTTATATTGACTTGCAAATTGCGAATACAACATTAAGTACAATGCGCAGAGTACAGAGTACGAACAATGTTCACTCAAACAATTAATACACGTACAACAAAGTTACAGTGCAATAATCAGTTGAGATACTGATAGATAAACCATTAAATAATGACGATATTTTGCAGCTTTTTACGAATCTATGCTCGCCCTAGCGATTCGCGAGGGATATACACAGTTTCTACACGCTGCGATTTAACGTCACCATTATTCTCAAGCATATCTAAAAACAGTGCAGCACTTATGTGGCCAATGCGTTGAACTTGCTGTGAAATCACAGAAATACGTGGAGTTGCTAGGCGAAACACTTCTACATCATCGAAAGAAATCAATGATATATCTTTGCCTATTACTAATCCTTCTTGAGCCATCACTTGCATTACTCGCAACGCATCTGGCGAATAGCCAATAATAAGAGCTTTCACTCCAACATTAATCATGCGATGCATTACGCTTGCACACGACGACTGGTCAAATCCTGTTGATTCTACGAATACATGCTCTTCGCCAAATATCTCTGAAGCCACGGTTCTAAATGCTTGCTCACGTTCTTGCAACGATGGCGAAGCAATAATTGGGCCAGAAATATAGCCAACTGAGTGAAAACCATGTTGCAGAACATCTAACAGCGCATCACGAATGCCCTTTGCCGGGTCTGAATCAACTACTGGCACGTGTTCTAAGCCGCCAGCTTGCGGTTCTACGTGGCGATCCATAAACAGCATAGGGAGTCGCTGCTCAATCAGCTTTCTCATAGCTTCAGTAACTTCGCCTTGAGGAACTATAATCGCCCCATCAATACGTTGAGAAAGAATACTGGTTATAAATGAATCTTGACGAGATGCACTTTCAGATGATGTTCCTATAAATGCACAATAGCCTGCCTCAAACAATGAGTCTTGAACAGTGTAAGCGAGTTCGGCAAAATATGCGTTACGAATGTCTGGCACAAGCAGTCCTACTGTTTTTGTGCGTAACGATCGCATTGCTTGCGCGCGCGAATCTGGGATATAACCTAATTGAGCAACCGCACGCTCAACTTTTGCCTTGGTGTTTGCCGATATACGACCCGTGTTGTTTAATGCACGAGACACAGTTGACACTGATATTCCAGCATGTTGTGCAACATCGCGAATCGTAATATACGTCATAGCACCTCCCATCGGTAACACTATACAAAACTATACAAGTACAGCATTTAAGATTATTTACATTGCAATTTATATGCTCTGATTTTCTCTTGTATTCTATATTCTAAATTACGTTTTTCCATATACTCCTCTCTTTTGAGAGAATCACACTATGCATCTATGCATACGATGTTTTTACTAACCTCAATCTCACTAAGTAGCTTCATCAGCGCTGACCAAAGTCACCCATGAGATAACGTTTTCACACCCTTCTTACTTCCGTAGTAAGTCTTGTGCGGTAACGTTACCGCAACTATAACATTTAAAAAGCGCAATTGCAAGATAAAAATACTAAGAAATTTATATTATTAAAATAATTATTAGTAAAATGAAATAATCTAAAAATACGAATAGATAAGATTAAATAAGACACAATAAAAGAAGACGAAACTAGGCTATATTAAACAAGACTAAACAAAGCTAGAGAAGACAGCTAGAAAAGACTTGAGTAAATCAAACCTACCTGCGATTCTTAAAAATCTACTCTTAAAAATCTACCTGCAATTCTTAAAAAAATCGCTTAGAATCTGAACACACTGCGATTCACAAACAGAACCAAAAACTTGCGGATGCGAGCCAACATGAGGATCTCGCAGAATATCCCAAACAGATCCACATGCGCCAAGTTTTGAATCCCATGCGCCAAAAACAACACGCTTTATATGTGTTTGTAAAATCGCGCCAGCGCACATAGGACAAGGTTCTAAAGTAACAACAAGCGTGCAATCACTAAGATTCCAAGACTTTTGACCCTCTGCTGCTTGCCTAATCGCAAGAACTTCTGCGTGAGAAAGAGGGTCAGAGTCTCGCTCACGAAGATTAGAGCCGCGCCCAATAATCACTCCAGAGCCGTCTACAACAACAGCTCCAACTGGAACTTCTCCGCAATCGGCAGCAGTTCGCGCAAGTCGCAAAGCTTCTTGCATGAGTGGAACATATTCGCGCGCGCCGAAAGTCACATTAACCCCGAAGAAATATTGTGCAGCGCAAGCCAAGAGCGAATATCACCAAGTTCTTCCATATGAACAGCATGGTCAAGCCCGCGATAACGTTTCTCCTCAAGCCACGTATGTTCCTCAAGCCAGGCTGCAGCCGCTGAAAACTCGTAAGGAGCAATAACAGCATCATCCAAACCATAACCAAAGAAAACAGGCGTATTAAGATCCGCAAGAACATCATCATTAAGAGAAATATCCTTGGCAATATTAGGAGCTACAAAGCCAGAAAGTGCAACGGCTGCACGATAACGCTCAGGGTTAAGCCTGAGAATATGAACAGCAAGAGCAGCACCCTGCGAAAAACCAAATGGCACAACAGCGCGATCTTCAGGAACGTTCGCAGCAACCCACTCGTCAATTGCAGCAGCTGCAGCATACATATCTCGATCTAAGTCATCTCCCTGAGGAACAGCATCATGGAACCAGCTGTAAGCGCCTTGATCTAATCGAAGCGGAGCACGAAGAGAAATCGCATCATTATAAGGGGCAACAACGCGCAGCAAATCAAGCAAATCATCCTCATTGGAACCCCACCCGTGCAGAAGCAAAAGAAGAGGTCTTGTAGCGTAAGCCGACGCTTCTCCGCGAGAATACTTAGCAGCGCTTACATGCAAATCTTCGCCGAAACGTCCTGGAACAACGCTAGATTCGCGACCAGCATGGAGACCATTTGAAGCGCTTGCAGCACTGTCTTCGCTGCCAAAATCGCCATTATTGTCGTTATTGTCAAACTCGCCGTTGTCGAACTCATCTGAGATCACACCGTTATGATTAGTCATATCTACAGCATACGGCACAGCTTTGGCATTTATAACCCTTGTAACCCGAACACTGCGCTAAACGCGTAAACGCTACATAAAAATTTAACCCCGACCGTTTAAGTCGGGGTTTAAATTAAAGGAAAAAATATGAATAAGCTTTCGTGAATTACTTTTTAAGTTTTTCACTAATATTATGAAAACACATAATCCTTAGTGCTGCTAGTACATTAGCTGATAAGTTCCTGAAAGTTTGCTACTTTTCCCCTGATTTTTCTTGATATTCGTTGCTAATCTTACAAATTTAGACTTTCAAATCTAGATTTTCAACTCTAATCTTATAAATTTAATCTTCCAAATTTGCGCGATAGAAGTTCTCATAAGACCTAGATGGTGTTGGACCACGCTGACCTTGATAGTGAGATCCGTTAACAGAAGATCCGTAAGGATTTTCGCAAGGAGAACTCAGCTTAAAGAAGCACATTTGACCAATCTTCATGCCTGGCCACAATTTAACTGGCAGAGTGCTAACGTTTGAAAGCTCCAAGGTGATATGACCTTCAAAACCTGGATCAATAAAGCCAGCCGTAGAATGAGTTAAAATTCCAAGACGACCAAGAGAGCTTTTACCTTCTAAGCGCGCCGCAATCGTAGAATCCAACTTCACATACTCCCAAGTGGAACCAAGAGCAAACTCGCCAGGATGCAAAATCCAAGGCTCATCAGGCGCAACCGCAAACTGCTCAGTAAGCTCGCCTTGATTTTCTGCAGGATCCACGTATGTGTAAGCATGATTATTGAACAATCGGAAGAATCGGTCGAGCCGCACGTCAATCGACGCAGGCTGTACCATTTCTGGGGTCCATGGGGTCAAATCAATATGACCCTCGTCATGAGCTTTGAGGATGTCGCGATCAGACAACAGCATAACGTCAAATCTCCTTGCGATAAAACTTCGTAAAACAAACACTTAAACACTGATACGCCAAGTGTAGCGCGTGCCGCGGTCGAAAATATTAGGCAGAAATCGCAGCAGAGGAAGCAGCTTTGCGTCTAGACATAAATCGCAAAACGCACTTTCTTAACTCCGAAGCAATAAGCACAACCATTGAAAGACCAAGGCACTCCACCCACTCCATAAAGTCGAGCGGAACTGTGCCAAACGGACCATTAAGGAATGGTATATAAATTACAGCAAGCTGCAACACTACGGAAACTGCGATTGCACCCCAAAGCCAACGATTTGCGAACAAGCCAACAAACACGCTTTGCAAATGCGAGCGAGATGCAAGAGCATTAAGCATTTGAGCAAACACAAGAATAGTGAAGCCCATTGTGCGCGCGTGAGTCATTTGAGCTGCATGAGTTAAAACAGTTGTGGAGCGGTCTGTAAACAATCCGCCAGCCAAATGCATATCCATGCCAATCAGCGTTATAGCTGCCATAATCACGCCAATAAACACAATGTCTCCCCACATTGGCTTATCAATAACGCTATCCGTAAGTCTTCGCGGACGCCTATTCATAACATCATCCGTTTGCGGATCAACACCCATTGCGAGCGCAGGAGCAGCGTCCGTAAGCAAATTAATCCACAAAAGCTGCGTTGCAAGCAAAGGCAAAGTCACGCCAACAGAGTTTGGCTGCGTAATTCCCAAAGCGCCAGCAAACACTACGCCACCAAAAACAGTGAACACTTCGCCAACATTGGAGCTAAGCAAATATCTCAAGAATTTACGAATATTGTCGAAAATTCCGCGACCTTCGCGCACTGCTGCAACGATTGTAGAGAAGTTGTCGTCTGCCAAAATCATCTTTGCAGATTCTTTAGTGACTTCCGTACCCGTAATGCCCATTGCAACGCCAATATCTGCCGACTTTACAGCAGGAGCATCGTTTACGCCGTCGCCAGTCATAGCAACAATATTGCCTTGCCTTTGTAGCGAGGAAACAATCGCAAGCTTGTGTTCTGGAGCAACGCGCGCGTACACGCTAGTTTTACTTATAGCTTCATCAAAAGCAATATTATCGTCGTTGCGCGAAAGCAACTCGTCAAGCTCATCGCCAGTAAGCGCATGCTCATCTTTTCCGATAATGCCAAGGTCGCGAGCGATTCGAGCAGCAGTAAGCGGATGATCGCCAGTAATCATAACAGTTCGAATTCCAGCACGATGCGCTTGAGCAACGCTATCTCGAACTTCGATTCTAGGAGGATCAATAATCGCGACCATGCCGTTCCAAATCAAATCAGACTCCAAAACATCACTTTGTTCAGCAACGTCTGCTATTTGACCTGCAGCGTTAGAAACCATGCCGTCAACTTTAGCTAAACTATCTACGCCAAGCGGCCTATACGCCATTGCAAGAGTGCGATACGCTTCTCCAGATAGCTTTTCCACGTTTGCAAGAATTTCTTCGCGATCTCCGTCTGTAAGAGGACGAACAGCGCCAGCAACTGCGATTCGCGTGCAATAAGAAAGCAAAACATCTGGAGCGCCTTTAGCGCAAACAATAAGATTCCCAGAATCCGACCCGTCTTTAACAACAACAGACATGCGTTTGCGCTCAGAAGTAAACGGCACTTCCGCAACGCGACTAAGATGCGCATAACGCTTGTCCGCCTTGGTTTTGCGAGCCGCAACAATAAGCGAAACCTCGGTAGGGTCGCCAACTGGCTGCCATGCGTCAGATGATTCATTATGGTGCAAATCGCCATCGTTTGCTAAATACCCAGATCCAAGCGCGCCAATCACCTCTGTTGCTAGAGCTGGAGGAACAGCCAAATCCGCATCTAAAGAATCAAGCAAAACCATTCGTCCCTCTGGCTTATACCCACTCCCCGTAAGCTGCACCTGGCCACTAGGCGTTATAACACGCTCAACAGTCATTTCGTTTCGAGTTAAAGTACCCGTTTTGTCGGAGCAAATAACAGATGCGGAGCCAAGCGTTTCTACAGACGAAAGCTTTTTAACAACAGCATGATGCTTTACCATGCGCTGCACGCCAAGCGCAAGAACAACCGTTAAAATAGCAGCCAAGCCTTCTGGAACAGCAGCAACAGCAAGAGATACCGAAAGAAGCAAAGAATCTATAACATCTTCAATAGTGCGGAACCCTTCAAGCGCCCACATAGACGCAAGCACAACGGCTGCAATAATACACACTGCGATTCCAAGAACCTTAGATACGCGAACCATCTCCTTCTCGAGAGGAGTGGCTTCTTCTTGCGCACTAGAAAGCATATCCGCGATTTTTCCAACCTGAGTTTTCATGCCAGTAGACGTGACGATTGCGCGACCAGTGCCCTGCGTTACGGCAGTGCCATTAAACACCATGTTTGTGCGGTCTGCCAAAGATTTTGGCGAAGCTAGAGTTTCTGGACGCTTGCTAACAGCAACCGATTCTCCCGTAAGGCTTGCTTCTGCAACGCGCAAAGAAGCGGCTGCAATAAGCCTTGCATCTGCAGAAACAGCATCACCTTCGCCAAGAACCAAAATATCTCCAGGCACAACATCCGCCGTATCTATGCGCATAACTCGCCCATCTCTAAGAACAGACGTTTGCGGAGCGCTCATTTTTGCCAGCGCTTCAACTGCTTCTTGCGCGCGCGACTCTTGAATATAGCCCAAAACTGCGTTTGCTATAAGAATCACGATTATAACTATTGAGTCAAACGGCAAAACTTCGCCGCCACTTTCACCACCATGTTGTGCGCGCTCAACAAACCATGCGATTGCGGAAATAATAGTAGCCGCTATAAGCAAGTAAACAAGCGGATCTTTAAACTGTTCGAGGAATCTCTTCCACGCTGGTGTTTTAGGAGCGCTAGCTAAAACGTTCGGGCCAAATTGCGCGAGCCTTTTAGCCGCCTCATCACTACTTAAACCCGTAGAAACGTTTACATTAAGCGAATTTGCAACATTTTGCACGTCTTGTAATGACGGATCTTTGGATTGATCGCTTTGATCAACCATATTTTCCCCCTTGGGAGCGCCGCGGAGTAGTCAATAATCAAAATTTTTACGCAAAGTTGACTCAAAATCTTGATTATTGCGCGGTTGTGGATTATTGCAATAACAATAATTAAGTACCGTTCTATTATGCCACATAAAGCGCCAAATACTAATGCCTCGCTAATGCAGCGCCAAAGCATCGTCAATGCCTCGGGGGCATGTGAAAATAGGAATATGGCTATGAAAAAAGGACCGACCAAGGGGTCGGGTGGAAAACATCGTAATGCATTGCGCGGCAAGGGACCTACTCCTAAGGCAGAAGACCGCGTTTACCATAAGGCTTATTTCGCTAAAAAGGCTGCGATTAAGCGCACGTTTGCAGATCCGCGTTTGGCAGCTAGACGAAGAGTAGATAAGTTGGGCACAGATAGCGACGAGTTGGTAATTGGGCGAAATGCAGCTCTTGAAGCTTTGCGCGTAGGCGTTCCTAGCACGCAGCTTTATGTTGCAAATCGCATTGAGCATGACGATCGCACGCGCGAAATTGTTAAGCTTGCTGGCATGCAAGGCTTGCGACTTTTGGAAGCGGATCGCTTGGAGATGGATCGCATTGCTCACAGCACCAATCATCAAGGCATTATATTAAAGGTGCAGCCTTATCAATATTATTCGCTGCAAGAGCTTGTTGATCGCGCAGAAAAGAAGTCTCGCGCTATGGAAGCAGCGGATTCTGCATCCGCTCGCATTAACGCGCGCCCATTGTTTATAGCGCTAGATGGAGTTACCGATCCACAAAATCTTGGTGCTGTTATCCGATCCGCAGCCGCTTTTGGCGCAAATGGCGTAATTTTGCCAGAGCGCAGAAGCGCATCTGTTACAGCTGCCGCTTGGAAGGTTTCTGCGGGCGCTGCAGCACATTTGCCTGTTGCTAGAGTTGTGAATTTAAACAAGGCGATTCAAGGTTTGCGCGAGCGCGGATGGTATGCGATTGGTCTTGACGGTGGCGGCGACAAGCTTGTTGGCGAAACTGGTTTTGAAACCGATCCGCTTGTTGTAGTTCTTGGAAGCGAAGGCAAGGGCATGAGTCGCCTAACGCGTGAAGCTTGCGATGCTATTGCTGGAATCCCAATTTCTAGCGCTGTCGAATCGCTTAACGCATCCGTTGCAGCTGGAATCAGCTTGTATGCTGTTGCTAACGCTCGCAGGCTTGCCGCCTTGAGTCAAAATTAGTAATTAGCATTGCGAATTAAGAGTTAACACTCATGCGGATTTTTAAGCCACGCAATTTACAAGATTCACATAACGCGCGCACATTGGCTTTATTATTAGCTTTTGTTTTATACATTGCGATTATTGCAATCGTAATGTGTTTCCACGAACCTTGGTTTGACGAAGCTCAAAGCTGGCTGATTGCGCGCGATTCGTCGCTTACAGACATTATTAGCGTTAGAACGCATTACGAGGGTCACCCTCCTTTTTGGAATCTTTTGCTTGCGATCGCAGCTAAAAATGGCGTTCCATACGAGTTTGGAATTAAGGGTATTCAACTGGTTTGCGCAAGCCTACTGGGTGCGTGGCTTATTTTTAAGTCGCCTTTTAAAAGCGCAAGCAGCCTTGCAACTTTTCTTATTCCGTTTACTTATTTTGCTTGCTTCCAGTACGGTGTTACATCGCGACCATACGCTTTGCTTTGCTTAAGCTTGCTAGTAGCGGCACATTATTGGAATAGTGCGGATTCTAAAACTTCTAGCGCTTGGAAACTTGCGATTAGTCTTATGTTTATGTGCTTGCTTAGCGTGTATGGGATTGCATTTGCTGCAGGCTTTACAATTGCTTGGATTTGGCGAGTTTTTAGCAAGAATATTAGCAAAACTCTTAATTTTAGCTCCATTCTTCACGCGATTAAAGCAACAATCGCATCAAATTGGTCGCGACTTATATCTTGGGGATTAATCGCCATTTTTGGCGCTGCAAACCTTGCTCTTGCATGGCCAGCAAAAAACGCATTCGCAACTCGCGCAACGATTGATGGCAATTCAACAATTGCAAAATGCTTCGCTTTTATATTCGTAATGCCTTCCGAAAGCATGTTTACAAGCTTTTATGGCGATATTTCAATGCGAAGAATGCCTTTTGACTTTTTGCCAATTGCAATATGCACGCTGTTTAGCCTTGCGATTTGGGCGTTTGCCATTAGAATCGCCAAGCGCAGAAAACTCCTTACAGCTCTTGTAATCCCTTATTTTGTCCTTACAATCGTAGCTGTTCGCTATTTTACGCTTCACCACGCAGGTCTAATATTTGTGTTTTTGCTTAGTGTGCTTTGGATTAGTCACATAAAAGAGCCGCTTAGTACAAAAGATATTCCTGCGATTTTTGTTAAAGTCGCCCCTACTAAATTCAGATTTATAAAAAACAAAGCTTTTAAAATCAACCTACTAATATCGATAATCCTTGCACCAAGCCTAATTTGGAACGCGTTTGCTTGCGTAAACGACATTCTGTTTGACTATTCGCCTTCTAGAGCTGTAGCACAATACATATCTAGTAATCACTTGCAAAATAAGCGTTTTGTAGCATCTTGGCTCCATAACGACGAGCAGGTTGACGAAAGTGGAAAAGTTATTTCTCACGAAGAAAACGACACTCACCAATATTCGTGGCTTTTAATAGGCGCAAACCCTTATTTTTCTAAAAATCTTATAGATTGCGCTTACGAAAACAAGACCTTTATAACGAATGAAAGCCCTACTGCAAGCCAGCAAGCACAAGAGTTGACGGATTGTGCTGCAAAGGGCGAGCCAGAATTTTTTGTTAGCGAATCCAGCCAGCCGTGGTACTACTTCTTGGCTTTAAACTACAACATTTCGCATTACAATGCGCACGCTGTTTCCAACGTTAAAACGTCTTGGAAAGCTTGGGTTTATGAAAGCACGTCTACTATTTACGAGCGCAAAGCGCATATAAAATAAGCAAAAACGATTGTTTCGCAATCGCTAAAGCAGCTCAATCTTTGGATGCTCGGCTCTAAACTCGTTTGTATGCGAATCGCTAGCATACCCAAGCGCAAATCCAGTTAAAAGCTCCATGTTTTCTGGAACGTCAAACTCCGCGTTTAGCGGATCTCGCCAGGTCGCCAAAACTCCAAGCGGACAAGAGTCAACGCCTAAATCTTTAGCAGCAAGAAACAGCGTTTGTAGCATAAGACCTGCATCCATTGCAGCAAATGGCATAAAGTCGCGTCTAGCTAAAACAAAGCCAATAACGGGTGCTCCAAAAGCTTCGAAATTTCTGCGCGTATGGGCGTTCCTGGCTGCAAAATCGTGCCTTTCGATTCCTAAATGCGAATATAACGCTAGACCGAGTTTAGCGCTTCGCTGTTTTAGATCGTCGGGGTACGGCTTTGCAACAGGAACGTCGCCATTAGGCGCTGACTCTTGAGCAAACTGAGCGCGCTCAGATTCGCTCAAACTCTTATCTTTGGCTTTAAGCATTGCATTGCACTTATCTAAATAAGCTTTTACAATGCGATCTTTTTTGCCACCTTGCGCAATCGCAAGCGCGTAAGCTCTTGTGTCGCTCCAGCTTGGCGCAAGAGAAGCAGTGTGCAATATTGACTCTAAAACGTTTTGCTCAATCGGCTTGTTTAAAAAGTCGCGTGCAGAAAACCGCTCCGATGCAAGTTGGCCAAAATCTTTGTAAGTCATACTATCAGTTTACCAGAAACCGAATGGGTCAAAAATGCCACCATCGTCGGAATCGTCGTCTCCGCCTCGAGGGAGCTGATCCAAAGGATCATCATCTCCATCTGAAGAATCGCCTCCATTGTTGTTCTGGCTCTTCTTATCGGAAGAATCAGGCTTTTTACTTCCGCGCTTCCTCAAGGATCGAGGGTCTTGACGAGTTGCGCCATTAACAGCAGCTTCTTCTTGGTTAAACTTGACTGTTAGATTGACAGTTCCGTTACCACGAACAACTGTTATTGTTGCCTTATCTCCCAAAGCGGTAGCGCGCACAAATCCCAAAAGCGAATAATTGCTTGTCACAGGCTTTCCATTAAACGCCACGATTGTATCTCCAGCACGCATTCCGCCTTTTGCTGCAGGAGCGCCAGGAGTTACAGACGCCACTTGAGCGCCGCCGCGCGTAATGTTATTTTGCGTTACGTTCACGCTTTTAACCATAATTCCAAGAGCAACGTGCTTTACAGAACCATTCTTAATAATCTCGTTTACTACGCGCTTAACAAGATTGGATGGAATAGCAAATCCAATTCCAATAGACCCTGCTGTGCCACCTCTAGCAGAAGTTGCGGCAATAGAAGAATTAATACCGATTACTTTTCCAGCAGCATCAAAAGTTGGTCCGCCAGAATTACCAGGATTGATTGCAGCGTCAATTTGCACAGCATTTGTTACAATTTCCGAACGACTCTGATCATCCATAACGGAAACTGGGCGATTAAGCGCGGAAACAATGCCTGTTGTAGCAGTATCGTCGTAACCAAGAGGATTTCCAATTGCCATCACAGGTTCTCCAACAGCAAGCGCATCAGAATTAGCAAACTCAACTGGCTTTACGTTACTTGGTAAACCGTCTACTTTAAGCACAGCCAAATCGGTAGTTTTATCGGTTCCAACAAGCTTTGCCTTGTAAATCTGGCCATTAGATAGCGTTACTTGCAACTGTTGCATTCCAGCAATAACGTGATTG contains:
- the rlmB gene encoding 23S rRNA (guanosine(2251)-2'-O)-methyltransferase RlmB, encoding MAMKKGPTKGSGGKHRNALRGKGPTPKAEDRVYHKAYFAKKAAIKRTFADPRLAARRRVDKLGTDSDELVIGRNAALEALRVGVPSTQLYVANRIEHDDRTREIVKLAGMQGLRLLEADRLEMDRIAHSTNHQGIILKVQPYQYYSLQELVDRAEKKSRAMEAADSASARINARPLFIALDGVTDPQNLGAVIRSAAAFGANGVILPERRSASVTAAAWKVSAGAAAHLPVARVVNLNKAIQGLRERGWYAIGLDGGGDKLVGETGFETDPLVVVLGSEGKGMSRLTREACDAIAGIPISSAVESLNASVAAGISLYAVANARRLAALSQN
- a CDS encoding ABC transporter ATP-binding protein — encoded protein: MRIFKPRNLQDSHNARTLALLLAFVLYIAIIAIVMCFHEPWFDEAQSWLIARDSSLTDIISVRTHYEGHPPFWNLLLAIAAKNGVPYEFGIKGIQLVCASLLGAWLIFKSPFKSASSLATFLIPFTYFACFQYGVTSRPYALLCLSLLVAAHYWNSADSKTSSAWKLAISLMFMCLLSVYGIAFAAGFTIAWIWRVFSKNISKTLNFSSILHAIKATIASNWSRLISWGLIAIFGAANLALAWPAKNAFATRATIDGNSTIAKCFAFIFVMPSESMFTSFYGDISMRRMPFDFLPIAICTLFSLAIWAFAIRIAKRRKLLTALVIPYFVLTIVAVRYFTLHHAGLIFVFLLSVLWISHIKEPLSTKDIPAIFVKVAPTKFRFIKNKAFKINLLISIILAPSLIWNAFACVNDILFDYSPSRAVAQYISSNHLQNKRFVASWLHNDEQVDESGKVISHEENDTHQYSWLLIGANPYFSKNLIDCAYENKTFITNESPTASQQAQELTDCAAKGEPEFFVSESSQPWYYFLALNYNISHYNAHAVSNVKTSWKAWVYESTSTIYERKAHIK
- a CDS encoding cation-translocating P-type ATPase; protein product: MVDQSDQSKDPSLQDVQNVANSLNVNVSTGLSSDEAAKRLAQFGPNVLASAPKTPAWKRFLEQFKDPLVYLLIAATIISAIAWFVERAQHGGESGGEVLPFDSIVIIVILIANAVLGYIQESRAQEAVEALAKMSAPQTSVLRDGRVMRIDTADVVPGDILVLGEGDAVSADARLIAAASLRVAEASLTGESVAVSKRPETLASPKSLADRTNMVFNGTAVTQGTGRAIVTSTGMKTQVGKIADMLSSAQEEATPLEKEMVRVSKVLGIAVCIIAAVVLASMWALEGFRTIEDVIDSLLLSVSLAVAAVPEGLAAILTVVLALGVQRMVKHHAVVKKLSSVETLGSASVICSDKTGTLTRNEMTVERVITPSGQVQLTGSGYKPEGRMVLLDSLDADLAVPPALATEVIGALGSGYLANDGDLHHNESSDAWQPVGDPTEVSLIVAARKTKADKRYAHLSRVAEVPFTSERKRMSVVVKDGSDSGNLIVCAKGAPDVLLSYCTRIAVAGAVRPLTDGDREEILANVEKLSGEAYRTLAMAYRPLGVDSLAKVDGMVSNAAGQIADVAEQSDVLESDLIWNGMVAIIDPPRIEVRDSVAQAHRAGIRTVMITGDHPLTAARIARDLGIIGKDEHALTGDELDELLSRNDDNIAFDEAISKTSVYARVAPEHKLAIVSSLQRQGNIVAMTGDGVNDAPAVKSADIGVAMGITGTEVTKESAKMILADDNFSTIVAAVREGRGIFDNIRKFLRYLLSSNVGEVFTVFGGVVFAGALGITQPNSVGVTLPLLATQLLWINLLTDAAPALAMGVDPQTDDVMNRRPRRLTDSVIDKPMWGDIVFIGVIMAAITLIGMDMHLAGGLFTDRSTTVLTHAAQMTHARTMGFTILVFAQMLNALASRSHLQSVFVGLFANRWLWGAIAVSVVLQLAVIYIPFLNGPFGTVPLDFMEWVECLGLSMVVLIASELRKCVLRFMSRRKAASSAAISA